One Chloroherpetonaceae bacterium genomic window, GACGAATTAAATCAGCAAGTAAGAATAAGAAGAATTCAGCCATACATTGCTGGATTGAATGTAGAAGATGCTGAAACGATACAAAGGGAATTTGAGCAGGGGACGATCCGCTCAGTCGTATCAACGTCGGCGTTGGAGATTGGTTTAGATATTGGTCAGCTCGATCTTTGCATACTCTATGGAATTCCATTATCAGCGACAAGTTTCTACCAAAGAATCGGTCGCGTTGGGCGAAATAAGAGAGGTTTTGTCATCGTGATAAATGATCAAAGTTTTCAGTCCGAGGCTTATTTTAAGCGTCCCCACTCAATCTTGTCAATTCCATATTCTGCGCCTAAGCTGTATTTAGAGAATGAGAATATTGAGTTCATCAATGTTCTTTGCTTCGCTCATAATAATTGTGAGTATGAAAACACTGCGCAGAATCCTGATGAGATTAATGTCGAGGAGCGTGCGAACTTTCCCGCGCATTTCGTAGACCGCACGAGAGACTTGCGCGAGGGTCAGCTGCCGAAACATCTTGGCAGAATTAGACAAGAAGTTGAAGATGTCGGCAAGTCGCCACATCTGATATTTCCTCTCAGAGACCTACAATCGCTATACGAAGTTCGTTGGCAAAAGAACAAACTTGGAACTTTATCACGAAGGTATCAATTCCGAGAAGCTTATCCAGGCGCAATATATTACTATAATCACAGAGCCTACAGAGTTTTATCTGTAAATCACCAACTCAAAGAGATTAGAGTTAGACCAGAAAGCACATACTACTACACAAAACCAATTATTCTTCCGCCATTGATTCAACCCAACTTCCGTGAATCAGTGTATTCCTTTGCAGTCTATGGAGAACTAAAAGTTTTTGAGACCGAAGATAATGTTACTGAAAGCATTTCTGGATACGTAGAACAACGAGGGGATCAAAAGCAGGCTCAATATTACTACGATCTAGGATTCAACTTCAGGTATCACAGTATGTACTTATACACTTCGGGCGTTCATCTATCCCATCCGCGCTTGCAGAACCTTAACAACACGCATTTAGGTTTTTTGTCTGAATTATTCTTCGAGGCATTCCTATCCGTCGTTCCTATTGAAAGGCAGGATGTGGGATTTGGCTATGGAGAGATAGCGAGGGATAATGCCGCATTCCCTATAAGGAGCGGTGAAACATTCATATGCGTGTATGATCAGACATATGGCAGTTTAAGACTGACCTCGCCACTTACAAACGAATCCAATCTGATGAAGGTATTAGATAGGTCTATTGAGTTTCTTAACACGGAAAGAGCGCAAAAAATGCTACGGGAAAAGGAAATTTATCATGGCGAGATTCACAACTTTTCCGACTATCTTAATGAGATGAAGTCTTGTCTTGCCAAAAATGAGAGACAAGAAATACGAGCTGAAGAAGAAGTAAGGGTTAGCGCAGGAAGCGTCAATTTGATAAGACCCTATCAGGGTAGAGGGGCTACAAAGAACTGGGCTGTCTCAAAGGGCAGAAATCCAAGAAAAGAGCTTTTCTTCTATGTGCTCAGCATTGACTGGATGGGAAGGATGTATCGCGGATATTACGAGGACAGTATCAGCTTTGATGGTAATGAAATTGTCACACAGATTGGAAATGTTAAAGTTCAACCTGTTTGCGTTCCAATACAGGATATAGAGGCAATTCCAAACGTTAGCCGAACAATGATTTACGACGAATGTAAAGATGAATTGATTGATGAGGAAAGTAAAGAAATTTTCTGAATCTTCAATCAGAGGAGAACTCTGTGTTTGCGTTTAGGTTGTTAGTCAGCCTATGCTCGCTGTTCTTTTTTCACTCTCCATCTCGCGAAATTAACGAGAGTTTGGTTGTGCCACAGGGACAGCGAATGCTGCTTCCTTCGCGCAGCCAACTGCTCCGATGTTATGTTGCAAACGTCGCAAATCACGTTTGCGGCTTTTGCTGGCGCGCGAAGGCGAAAACGGCATCACATTTGGCAGATACATCGGCGAAACAAAGCAGGATGAAGATGCGGCAAATGAGGCATACAAGGCGCAGTTTGGCGAAGACCCATTGCCAAACGAACTC contains:
- a CDS encoding DEAD/DEAH box helicase; this encodes MFEYLVHALKREFENNQDEYAFLIGNLYCNGSEFDAILIKKDAITVLEFKNYSGDIVAVEGGNWTCDGNPILGGNNRNPYQQVRRNKFALLNYLRDYTDFLQRPEQLTQNNLGHITGIVVFKRCNAINDNGISATVKPWFHITDQEHIVDKIKKIASPEIHLTKDQIQRFIKQVHLEASQLPETMQAPAIQVVQDEPPPTEMQPHPKEETHAIQAEEAEQDREMACIKAALSECGFKTVYSLRKNGREPETVSVEGLQLHQNARKFLELFGGKAYKHQYIGLELYKNNKNVCIATSTGSGKSEVFFISAIDLISRNPNARVLAVYPMKALNRQQEERWKDALREAQMSDGLAGRIDGDIDIRHREDIVRKSKIVLITPDVLHSWMLANLHDRNIKNFLRGLRLVVIDEIHTYTGVFGSNSAYLFRRLNHAVFNLGGHIPQYLAASATIDNPQEHLINLTGLNFEVIEKEHETHRTYPVDILMVNANDNHIRRLAQLLNRFANEQMCDNEYRAITFIDSRQVVRLCALIAAGACVDENIEIGDEANDDASGLPIDELNQQVRIRRIQPYIAGLNVEDAETIQREFEQGTIRSVVSTSALEIGLDIGQLDLCILYGIPLSATSFYQRIGRVGRNKRGFVIVINDQSFQSEAYFKRPHSILSIPYSAPKLYLENENIEFINVLCFAHNNCEYENTAQNPDEINVEERANFPAHFVDRTRDLREGQLPKHLGRIRQEVEDVGKSPHLIFPLRDLQSLYEVRWQKNKLGTLSRRYQFREAYPGAIYYYNHRAYRVLSVNHQLKEIRVRPESTYYYTKPIILPPLIQPNFRESVYSFAVYGELKVFETEDNVTESISGYVEQRGDQKQAQYYYDLGFNFRYHSMYLYTSGVHLSHPRLQNLNNTHLGFLSELFFEAFLSVVPIERQDVGFGYGEIARDNAAFPIRSGETFICVYDQTYGSLRLTSPLTNESNLMKVLDRSIEFLNTERAQKMLREKEIYHGEIHNFSDYLNEMKSCLAKNERQEIRAEEEVRVSAGSVNLIRPYQGRGATKNWAVSKGRNPRKELFFYVLSIDWMGRMYRGYYEDSISFDGNEIVTQIGNVKVQPVCVPIQDIEAIPNVSRTMIYDECKDELIDEESKEIF